Proteins encoded within one genomic window of Anastrepha ludens isolate Willacy chromosome 4, idAnaLude1.1, whole genome shotgun sequence:
- the LOC128861200 gene encoding uncharacterized protein LOC128861200, with translation MVDWPLHCERCHVHERYKSDINLAIQLLQCKPDSFMPQKVSSLPTDIQSKVSAYMRLETNSHSDSEGSTSGVGTATTASYKVLPASDSPPPTACPFPPTAMVYSMRGLGKYGKRTSTDSNMNLNNNNNHNNNNNNNNGNNDNNSIKEPLLNNNIITTNNDTCESSTELNADIIATSNNSNVITNSSPLSNGDSNNPDMISPIIMAKFLEAELKASEVKHCDTCKCSKQDLTVLADVSRCYTVSTQTPFQLQLSGGNLNEPLTQLCLRCHSNLNSPSRTNSPYLMKLVKSSDSVISETKSSVSDLNDMDKLFTPAKKDDLMVNPILGHHRLCDRTAGSGALHHQNGSGAGKVSTTVLYPTTHLGAYGSEKYLLETNSLAAGIQMKVGYQRRFIEGGGTALELLNGAAGSGVNGAAHNTTKKATEQVTPKTMGNDELDDEAKPLLSAVSQSNLLDYDRLKTSAGIELGETALEQQMKSPASVCSAADVKQGLMKTAIMGSVNSLWSRTSSCDGAKMFETFNRNLIKTIKAENPKHRGPRLCAMRIQQNGQSNILLDNIESMEAVTPIIYKRRERLLDEELDDTKDIITSNATSVLNTERPPMSNQGTDVVLGESAIKEEEKLIDAISIQAEPMEMNATTEAGQRNEIEEECEVAGNEIDKSGCVLNDSNTYETDGRLCGGSEERENAAADITNSTVPALIDLLETPTTSRNVTNTNVHLDAANLRVVEKELDQRTLGHQKSISSQPTGALDAALTQTAGVAAPTTIGTNKMRNDTQRGLPTIAQALHKPKHLSNYHTLQNESSSKTSHNSKSCTQSSSISDAIDFQESIILRRQQLSRVAEWVQSNTQQLEQQQQQQQQQRVQQQQQALNSVNNCDSSGGTDRQSSFSTLDQVDSVSMEKLSMDSGYKTTPQPQTNGYHQLGLDDANKSTEDSLSPKTDTNCSMNNNNYNYVNSTHFNHHQSGSHSQPAPSTQACAANTYYRRTTRSGLPVAYTTPDPNQTFTAGTFANKYNNSNSACSTTPTLPEQPTCDILNYKYYPSDTDKTRSISAELHTTTQHVDIAQMEYNVKQFLLKQNEWSMRTSASRGGRKGGVNTSASNLSSANSQVTLSSQRTQATAKTLRHLKLFSGVGVGPGVGARVQPTTIKDAGAAPTTTTATISSERELKAKQMASGLDGVTAAVGATTLPQRTETNL, from the exons ATGGTTGATTGGCCTTTGCACTGTGAACGTTGTCATGTTCAC gagCGCTACAAATCGGACATAAATTTAGCGATACAACTGTTGCAGTGCAAACCAGACAGTTTCATGCCTCAAAAAGTATCATCG CTACCCACCGACATACAATCGAAAGTATCAGCTTACATGCGCCTAGAGACAAATTCACATTCTGATTCGGAAGGCAGCACTAGCGGTGTTGGCACCGCCACCACAGCTTCCTACAAAGTACTTCCTGCATCGGATTCACCGCCGCCAACAGCATGCCCCTTTCCACCTACTGCAATGGTATACTCAATGCGGGGGCTGGGTAAGT ATGGCAAACGTACTTCAACAGATTCCAACATGAAtctcaacaataataataaccacaataataacaataacaataacaatggcAATAATGACAACAATAGCATCAAAGAGCCACTTCTTAATAATAACATAATAACCACCAATAACGATACCTGCGAATCCAGCACTGAACTAAATGCTGACATCATAGCAACTAGCAATAATTCAAATGTAATAACAAATTCATCACCACTCAGCAATGGTGACTCAAATAACCCCGATATGATTTCACCTATAATTATGGCAAAGTTCCTGGAGGCCGAACTGAAAGCAAGTGAGGTGAAGCACTGTGACACTTGTAAATGCTCCAAGCAGGATCTGACAGTGTTGGCCGACGTCTCGCGTTGCTATACAGTCTCTACGCAAACTCCCTTCCAGTTGCAACTCAGCGGCGGCAATCTCAATGAACCGCTCACACAATTGTGCCTACGTTGCCATAGCAATTTGAATTCACCGTCGCGCACTAATAGTCCTTATCTGATGAAATTGGTAAAATCCAGTGACTCTGTGATCTCGGAAACGAAAAGCTCCGTATCGGACCTTAATGATATGGATAAATTATTTACGCCAGCCAAAAAGGATGACTTAATGGTGAATCCCATATTGGGGCATCATCGTTTGTGTGATCGCACGGCCGGTAGTGGTGCGCTACACCATCAAAATGGCAGCGGTGCTGGTAAAGTGAGCACTACAGTACTTTATCCGACCACACATTTGGGTGCATATGGAAGTGAGAAGTATTTGCTGGAGACGAATAGCCTTGCAGCTGGTATACAAATGAAAGTTGGCTACCAACGTCGCTTTATTGAGGGTGGTGGCACCGCATTGGAGCTGCTTAATGGCGCCGCTGGCAGTGGTGTGAATGGAGCGGCACATAACACTACGAAAAAGGCGACAGAACAAGTGACACCGAAAACGATGGGTAAtgatgagttagacgatgaaGCAAAGCCATTGCTCAGTGCAGTCTCACAATCCAACCTGTTGGACTACGATAGACTCAAAACTAGTGCTGGTATTGAATTAGGCGAGACTGCATTGGAGCAACAAATGAAATCACCAGCTAGTGTCTGTAGTGCTGCCGATGTTAAGCAGGGTCTCATGAAGACAGCCATTATGGGCAGTGTGAATAGTCTGTGGAGCAGAACGAGCAGCTGTGATGGAGCAAAGATGTTCGAAACTTTTAATAGGAATTTGATTAAAACTATAAAG GCTGAAAATCCAAAACATCGCGGACCTCGTCTCTGCGCGATGCGTATACAGCAGAATGGCCAGAGCAATATACTCCTCGACAACATTGAGTCCATGGAAGCGGTAACACCTATAATCTATAAGCGACGCGAACGTCTCTTAGACGAAGAGCTGGACGACACCAAGGATATTATAACATCCAATGCGACAAGTGTATTGAACACCGAAAGACCACCAATGAGCAATCAAGGCACGGATGTAGTATTAGGCGAATCAGCAATAAAGGAGGAAGAAAAATTGATAGATGCCATCAGCATACAAGCGGAGCCAATGGAAATGAATGCAACCACTGAAGCGGGGCAACGTAACGAAATCGAGGAAGAGTGTGAGGTGGCTGgaaatgaaattgataaaaGCGGTTGTGTGTTGAACGACAGCAACACATATGAGACGGACGGGCGGTTATGTGGCGGAAGCGAAGAAAGAGAAAACGCTGCTGCTGATATTACAAATAGTACGGTTCCAGCACTGATAGACCTATTGGAAACACCCACCACATCAAGAAATGTGACCAATACAAATGTACACCTAGACGCAGCCAATTTAAGAGTTGTTGAAAAGGAGTTGGATCAACGAACCTTAGGCCATCAAAAGTCAATTTCAAGTCAGCCTACCGGTGCGCTTGATGCGGCCCTTACGCAAACTGCAGGAGTAGCAGCACCAACAACTATTGGCACAAATAAAATGCGCAATGATACACAAAGAGGCCTGCCTACTATAGCGCAGGCTCTGCATAAGCCGAAGCACCTAAGCAATTATCACACGCTACAAAATGAGTCAAGCTCTAAAACTTCACACAATTCCAAGTCTTGCACACAGTCCAGCTCCATTAGCGATGCCATTGATTTTCAAGAGAGCATCATCCTACGCCGTCAGCAGCTCAGTCGTGTTGCCGAATGGGTGCAGAGCAATACGCAACAGttggagcaacaacaacagcaacagcagcagcaacgtgtgcagcaacaacaacaagcgctGAACTCTGTAAACAATTGCGATTCCTCGGGTGGTACAGATCGGCAATCCTCTTTTTCGACGCTAGATCAAGTGGATTCGGTCTCTATGGAGAAGCTCTCAATGGATTCGGGTTATAAAACAACGCCACAACCGCAAACGAATGGCTACCATCAGCTTGGTTTGGATGATGCGAACAAATCTACCGAAGACTCACTCTCCCCGAAGACAGATACGAACTGTAGcatgaacaacaacaattataatTATGTAAATAGCACACACttcaaccaccaccaatcgGGTAGTCATAGTCAACCTGCGCCATCAACACAAGCATGCGCCGCGAACACTTATTATCGCCGCACTACACGCTCCGGCCTGCCTGTAGCTTACACCACACCCGATCCAAACCAGACGTTCACCGCCGGCACATTcgcaaataaatacaataatagcAACAGCGCTTGCAGCACAACGCCAACGCTGCCCGAACAACCTACTTGTGATATACTCAACTATAAGTACTATCCCAGTGATACGGATAAGACGCGCTCAATTAGCGCCGAATTGCACACCACAACTCAGCATGTGGACATCGCTCAAATGGAATATAATGTAAAGCAATTCTTGCTCAAACAGAATGAATGGTCGATGCGCACAAGCGCATCACGTGGCGGACGTAAAGGCGGCGTCAATACTTCAGCGTCGAATTTGAGTAGCGCCAATTCGCAGGTGACACTGAGCAGTCAACGTACCCAGGCTACAGCGAAAACTTTACGACACTTGAAGCTATTTAGTGGTGTTGGTGTGGGACCGGGTGTTGGGGCAAGAGTGCAGCCAACAACTATTAAGGATGCTGGAGCGGCGCCGACGACGACGACTGCAACGATTAGCAGTGAACGTGAGCTTAAAGCGAAGCAGATGGCGAGCGGCTTAGATGGTGTGACCGCAGCGGTAGGAGCGACCACCTTGCCACAAAGGACTGAAACgaatttataa